One region of Macadamia integrifolia cultivar HAES 741 chromosome 11, SCU_Mint_v3, whole genome shotgun sequence genomic DNA includes:
- the LOC122093918 gene encoding receptor-like protein 15: MRFIVQRHHFLVTTTDEGSETILGQRRVLSPTQIFNIEFPYLLVPQLTISISKTFSNFEQIESLDLSYNRLIGGIPSELITLYNLEVFTVAHNNLSGKTPKMKGQFSTFNSSSGETTNIFATISNDVGNEHEIDITAFASSFAASYVCLLGLATILNIDLYW; the protein is encoded by the exons ATGCGTTTCATAGTTCAACGTCACCATTTTCTAGTAACAACCACAGATGAAGGTTCTGAAACCATTCTTGGACAGAGGCGTGTTCTGTCGCCAACTCAAATATTCAATATTGAGTTTCCTTACCTACTTGTCCCTCAG TTAACAATATCCATTTCAAAAACCTTCTCCAATTTTGAGCAAATAGAAAGCCTTGACCTATCCTATAACAGATTGATTGGGGGAATTCCTTCAGAATTGATCACACTATACAATTTGGAGGTCTTCACTGTGGCACATAACAATTTATCTGGTAAGACACCAAAGATGAAGGGACAATTCTCAACATTCAACAGTTCCAGTGGAGAAACAACCAATATATTTGCAACAATTTCAAATGATGTGGGGAACGAGCATGAGATTGACATAACGGCTTTCGCTAGTAGTTTTGCTGCTTCATATGTGTGCTTGTTGGGACTTGCCACTATTCTCAACATCGATCTTTATTGGTGA